A DNA window from Tachysurus fulvidraco isolate hzauxx_2018 chromosome 4, HZAU_PFXX_2.0, whole genome shotgun sequence contains the following coding sequences:
- the LOC113642535 gene encoding uncharacterized protein LOC113642535 produces MSKPKTLNELKHLKKSGFGQRYPRHGLKLLYWFANDCLYFDEYNNMRWQYDPEEGDFDFHLFRNRTERNGEKLLPDVDLDYYEVGNLSRPEADDLPDYVLEDYNQNPDHCESNMERIIFSVDDECIDRVYVTEHSDQADFNKEATFGISRGLITIIRRLRTLEDFLEKTGYYTEEEDSNQEPEYWPPQNVFAPVFQGVVRQFIDHQQVDSSEFYPYLNSGGLGPVVEEDDEESDSSFLNYEPNNCCKCIIL; encoded by the coding sequence ATGAGTAAACCAAAGACATTAAATGAATTGAAGCATCTGAAAAAGTCTGGATTTGGTCAACGTTATCCAAGACACGGCCTCAAGCTGCTTTACTGGTTTGCTAATGACTGTTTGTATTTTGATGAGTACAATAACATGCGGTGGCAGTACGACCCAGAGGAAGGAGATTTTGATTTCCACCTGTTCAGAAACAGAACTGAGAGAAACGGTGAGAAACTCCTGCCTGATGTGGACCTTGACTACTACGAGGTGGGCAATCTGAGCAGACCAGAAGCAGATGACCTGCCAGATTACGTTCTGGAAGATTACAACCAAAACCCTGATCACTGTGAGAGCAACATGGAGCGCATCATATTCAGTGTAGATGATGAGTGTATTGACAGAGTCTATGTGACTGAGCACAGTGATCAGGCAGATTTCAACAAGGAAGCCACCTTTGGCATCAGCAGGGGTCTAATTACGATTATCAGGCGGCTGAGGACTTTAGAGGACTTCCTCGAAAAAACTGGATATTACACAGAAGAAGAGGACTCCAATCAGGAACCTGAGTATTGGCCACCTCAAAATGTCTTTGCTCCGGTTTTTCAAGGTGTGGTCAGACAATTTATTGACCACCAGCAAGTGGATTCTTCTGAATTCTACCCTTATCTGAATTCTGGAGGTTTAGGACCAGTTGTGGAAGAAGACGATGAAGAATCTGATTCCAGTTTTCTGAATTACGAACCTAATAACTGCTGCAAATGTATCATACTTTAA